A genomic region of Lysinibacillus sp. 2017 contains the following coding sequences:
- a CDS encoding DUF4256 domain-containing protein, with protein MLKSKTVTEEQLAQLLQTLKQRFEKNMNRHEGIQWEQVLEKLEECPEKLWSLQQMEETEGEPDVIGVDANTGGYLFMDCSAESPKGRRSICYDREALDARKNNKPATSAMDVVKEMGIELATEAQYRALQELGEFDLKTSSWIATPDNIRKLGGALFCDRRYDTVFVYHNGADSYYGARGFRGVFVLN; from the coding sequence ATGCTTAAAAGTAAAACGGTAACAGAAGAACAACTTGCACAATTATTACAGACCTTAAAACAAAGATTTGAAAAAAACATGAATCGACATGAAGGAATACAGTGGGAGCAAGTACTGGAAAAGCTGGAAGAATGTCCAGAAAAGTTATGGTCACTTCAGCAAATGGAAGAAACAGAAGGTGAGCCAGATGTAATTGGTGTTGATGCAAATACAGGCGGCTATCTATTCATGGACTGTTCTGCAGAGAGTCCAAAGGGAAGAAGAAGTATTTGTTATGACCGAGAAGCATTAGATGCAAGAAAAAATAATAAGCCTGCAACAAGTGCGATGGATGTAGTGAAAGAAATGGGAATTGAATTAGCTACGGAGGCACAATATCGTGCGCTTCAAGAGTTAGGTGAATTTGATCTGAAAACATCAAGTTGGATTGCTACTCCTGACAACATTCGAAAGCTTGGTGGCGCATTATTCTGCGATCGCCGCTATGATACCGTATTTGTTTATCATAATGGTGCGGATTCGTACTACGGGGCAAGAGGTTTTCGTGGGGTATTCGTGTTAAATTAG
- a CDS encoding ABC transporter ATP-binding protein, which yields MRKKILEVKGLKQHFGTDKAPIKAVDGISFDIYEGETLGLVGESGCGKSTTGRSIIRLYDITDGEILFNGKNVNSYSSRKEALKFNRDMQMIFQDPYASLNPRMTAGEIIAESFDIHGLYKNKKERREKIGELLESVGLNREHANRYAHEFSGGQRQRIGIARALSLDPSFIIADEPISALDVSIQAQVVNLLKQLQKERGLTYLFIAHDLSMVKYISDRIAVMYRGKILELGAADEIYNHPIHPYTKSLLSAVPQPNPEYERKRVRIPYTHEETSENVQVLEARPGHFVLATKEQLSKWL from the coding sequence ATGCGTAAAAAGATTTTAGAAGTCAAAGGATTAAAACAACATTTTGGTACTGATAAAGCACCGATTAAAGCGGTTGATGGCATCAGCTTTGATATTTATGAAGGTGAAACACTTGGACTTGTAGGTGAATCAGGTTGTGGTAAATCGACTACTGGGCGTTCTATTATTCGCCTTTATGATATTACTGACGGCGAGATTTTATTTAACGGGAAAAACGTAAATTCTTATTCTTCTCGTAAAGAAGCGCTGAAGTTTAACCGTGATATGCAAATGATATTCCAAGATCCATACGCATCGTTAAATCCGCGTATGACGGCTGGCGAAATTATTGCGGAAAGTTTTGATATCCACGGCCTTTATAAAAACAAAAAAGAGCGTCGAGAAAAAATTGGGGAGCTGCTAGAATCGGTTGGTTTAAACCGTGAGCACGCAAACCGTTATGCACATGAATTTTCAGGCGGTCAGCGTCAACGTATCGGAATTGCCCGTGCACTTAGCTTAGATCCAAGCTTTATCATTGCCGACGAGCCAATTTCTGCACTTGATGTATCGATTCAAGCACAAGTTGTTAACTTATTAAAGCAACTTCAAAAAGAACGTGGACTAACCTATTTATTTATTGCTCATGACCTATCAATGGTGAAATATATTTCTGACCGAATTGCGGTAATGTATCGCGGAAAAATATTAGAGCTAGGGGCTGCGGATGAGATTTATAATCACCCTATTCACCCATATACGAAATCTTTACTTTCAGCTGTACCTCAGCCAAACCCAGAGTATGAGCGAAAACGTGTACGTATTCCATACACACATGAAGAAACATCAGAAAATGTACAAGTTTTAGAAGCACGCCCTGGCCACTTTGTATTAGCTACAAAAGAGCAACTTTCTAAGTGGTTGTAA
- a CDS encoding small acid-soluble spore protein Tlp has translation MSNSSKGKPNDNSSNVDRIRDIIKNTEGNLMDAEFSKEFVNPVQREIIREKNERRKYSIEELKEEIKEEVTKGKRGKA, from the coding sequence ATGTCTAATTCAAGTAAAGGGAAACCAAATGACAACTCGAGTAATGTCGACCGAATACGCGATATTATTAAAAACACTGAAGGCAATCTTATGGACGCCGAATTTAGCAAGGAATTCGTAAATCCTGTGCAGCGTGAAATTATAAGAGAAAAAAACGAGCGACGCAAATACTCAATAGAAGAACTTAAAGAAGAAATAAAAGAAGAAGTTACAAAAGGCAAAAGAGGGAAAGCATAG
- a CDS encoding ABC transporter permease has protein sequence MTQHNSNIDNIAPERFKVVGARTQEADSLNKKQVSFWQEVIYRFSHNKLAIIGLVILVLIGVMAILAPMFSSWNYEESTGLYNSAPSATHWFGTDDLARDLFVRVWQGARISLFIGIAAAVIDLIIGVLWGSISGLLGGRVDNIMMRIADVLTAIPYMLVVIILLVVMEKGLVPMIIALSITGWVNMARIVRAEVLSIKSREFVLASRTLGANSWHLIKRHLIPNALGVILVTMTLTIPGAIFTESFLSYIGLGVQQPMASWGTMASEGNKAIQSAPWRLIFPALFISLTIFAFNAVGDGLRDALDPKLRK, from the coding sequence ATGACACAGCACAATTCAAATATTGACAACATTGCTCCTGAACGTTTTAAAGTTGTTGGGGCACGTACACAAGAAGCAGATTCTCTCAATAAAAAACAAGTTTCATTTTGGCAAGAGGTTATATATCGCTTTTCCCATAACAAGCTAGCGATTATTGGGCTCGTTATTTTAGTATTGATTGGAGTAATGGCCATACTTGCACCAATGTTTTCTTCTTGGAACTATGAAGAAAGTACGGGACTATACAATTCCGCGCCTTCTGCTACACACTGGTTTGGAACAGATGACCTTGCACGTGATTTATTCGTTCGTGTATGGCAAGGGGCAAGAATTTCATTATTCATCGGTATTGCTGCCGCAGTTATCGATTTAATCATCGGCGTTCTTTGGGGAAGTATTTCTGGATTATTAGGTGGACGTGTCGATAACATTATGATGCGTATTGCCGATGTTTTAACTGCAATTCCTTACATGCTAGTTGTAATTATCTTATTAGTTGTTATGGAAAAAGGTTTAGTTCCAATGATTATTGCCTTATCCATTACTGGTTGGGTAAATATGGCACGTATCGTTCGTGCAGAAGTTCTTTCAATTAAAAGTCGTGAATTCGTTTTAGCTTCTCGAACATTAGGTGCGAATAGTTGGCATTTAATTAAACGCCATTTAATTCCGAATGCGTTGGGTGTTATTTTAGTAACAATGACATTAACGATTCCTGGTGCTATCTTTACAGAATCATTCTTAAGTTATATTGGTTTAGGGGTGCAACAACCGATGGCAAGTTGGGGTACGATGGCTTCAGAAGGTAATAAGGCCATTCAATCTGCACCTTGGCGTTTAATCTTCCCAGCCCTCTTCATTTCGTTAACGATTTTTGCATTTAACGCTGTTGGAGATGGACTTCGCGATGCATTAGATCCTAAATTACGTAAATAG
- a CDS encoding MFS transporter codes for MDKQNSKYRWVVFVSVMLTYLLMASQRTAPGLITDQVMRDFNVTASTIGFLASIQFFIYTGLQIPMGILADRFGPNYFLIVGATLTGIGTIIYSLGTHEFVLFFARMLTGMGDATIWVNLVLILGGWFSTKEFVRLIGLAGMTGSLGFLLATVPFSAWIDLLGWRGAFFSAGFLLCLCGILLYFVLLKKPKQIFHNEPDVVTNNGEREKTSVLLRRIFSSWQAWSLFFCHFGVVGAYVGFISSWAVPYGISVYGMTRSDASGLVMIGLVGALIGAPLTSWISSRLETIKRPYVVVQLIVLFCWSCFLLFKAHPPYVLLLILFFIIGYGYGASALTFAAVRQSFKITESGIVSGFANTGGFLSAVLLPIIFGNILDHFQSPTSSITEGYYYSFITPVIFSIIGLIGASCFKEKRQDAKEMSKQPKSS; via the coding sequence TTGGATAAACAAAATAGCAAATATAGATGGGTTGTATTTGTTTCTGTAATGCTTACGTATTTGTTAATGGCGAGTCAACGAACAGCTCCGGGATTGATTACGGACCAAGTGATGAGGGATTTTAATGTAACGGCATCTACGATTGGATTTCTGGCAAGTATACAATTTTTTATATACACGGGTTTGCAAATTCCTATGGGGATTTTGGCTGACCGTTTTGGGCCCAATTATTTTCTGATTGTCGGGGCCACTCTAACAGGGATTGGAACAATTATTTACAGTCTTGGTACGCATGAGTTTGTCTTATTCTTTGCCAGAATGCTGACGGGGATGGGGGATGCGACCATCTGGGTTAACCTTGTGTTGATTTTGGGCGGATGGTTTAGCACAAAGGAATTTGTTCGATTAATTGGTCTGGCCGGCATGACAGGAAGTTTAGGATTTCTTTTGGCAACCGTCCCTTTCTCTGCATGGATTGACTTACTTGGTTGGAGAGGCGCATTTTTTTCAGCGGGATTTTTATTATGCTTATGTGGCATTTTGCTTTATTTTGTCCTCTTAAAAAAACCAAAACAAATTTTTCACAATGAGCCGGACGTTGTAACCAATAATGGCGAGCGTGAAAAAACATCAGTTTTACTACGAAGAATATTTTCAAGTTGGCAAGCGTGGAGTTTATTCTTTTGTCATTTTGGTGTTGTTGGGGCGTATGTTGGATTTATCAGTTCGTGGGCAGTGCCTTACGGAATTAGTGTGTATGGAATGACACGTTCGGATGCGAGCGGGTTGGTTATGATTGGTCTAGTGGGCGCATTGATTGGAGCTCCTCTAACTAGTTGGATTTCAAGTCGATTAGAAACGATTAAACGCCCCTATGTTGTGGTGCAATTAATTGTTTTATTCTGCTGGTCTTGCTTCCTCTTATTTAAGGCGCACCCACCATACGTCTTATTACTAATACTTTTCTTTATCATTGGCTATGGATATGGGGCAAGTGCATTAACTTTCGCTGCCGTTCGTCAATCTTTTAAAATAACAGAATCAGGTATCGTATCGGGGTTTGCAAATACGGGTGGATTTCTAAGTGCGGTGTTGCTACCAATTATTTTTGGAAATATACTGGATCATTTTCAGTCCCCCACAAGCAGTATCACTGAAGGTTACTACTACAGTTTCATCACGCCCGTGATTTTCTCCATCATTGGATTGATTGGAGCAAGTTGTTTTAAGGAAAAGCGACAGGACGCCAAAGAAATGTCCAAACAACCTAAAAGTAGTTAA
- a CDS encoding ABC transporter ATP-binding protein has product MKKKILEVNDLRIHFKTYAGIVQAVRGVNFELFEGETLAIVGESGSGKSVTSNALMKLIPEPPGIYAGGEIKFNGRDIIPLSEREMLSIRGNEIAMIFQDPMTALNPTMRIGKQIMEVLLKHKKVSSRGEAKTRSIELLNQVGIPHPEKRYSSYPHELSGGMRQRVVIAIALAADPKLLIADEPTTALDVTIQAQILELMKEIQRNSNTSIIFITHDLGVVANVADRVAVMYAGQIVEYGTVEDIFYNPQHPYTWGLLGSMPDLNNSTDELLRAIPGSPPNLINPPKGCAFAPRNELALAIDFEEEPPMFQISETHFAKTWLLHPNAPNIPLPEVVARRIESAKGGEA; this is encoded by the coding sequence ATGAAAAAGAAAATTTTAGAAGTTAATGATTTACGTATTCATTTCAAAACGTACGCCGGTATTGTACAGGCCGTACGAGGCGTAAATTTTGAATTATTTGAAGGTGAAACGCTCGCAATCGTTGGCGAATCAGGCTCAGGTAAAAGTGTTACAAGCAACGCTTTAATGAAGCTAATTCCCGAGCCACCTGGTATTTATGCTGGGGGCGAAATTAAATTTAATGGTCGCGATATCATTCCTCTTTCTGAAAGAGAAATGTTATCTATTCGTGGCAATGAAATTGCAATGATTTTCCAAGATCCCATGACGGCATTAAATCCAACGATGCGTATTGGCAAACAAATTATGGAAGTTTTATTAAAGCACAAAAAAGTTTCTTCTAGAGGCGAAGCCAAAACTCGCTCAATTGAATTACTAAATCAGGTAGGTATTCCACATCCTGAAAAACGTTATAGTTCTTATCCGCATGAGCTATCTGGAGGGATGCGCCAACGTGTTGTTATTGCGATTGCACTTGCTGCAGATCCAAAGCTATTAATCGCAGATGAACCAACAACAGCACTTGATGTAACGATTCAAGCACAAATTTTAGAGTTAATGAAGGAAATTCAAAGAAATTCAAATACGTCAATTATTTTCATTACACATGACTTAGGTGTTGTAGCGAATGTAGCTGATCGTGTTGCAGTTATGTATGCTGGCCAAATCGTTGAGTATGGCACTGTAGAGGATATATTCTACAACCCGCAACACCCTTACACTTGGGGCTTACTAGGTTCAATGCCTGACTTAAACAACTCAACAGATGAGCTATTACGTGCCATTCCTGGTTCACCTCCAAATTTAATCAATCCACCTAAGGGCTGTGCTTTTGCTCCTCGAAACGAGCTAGCTTTAGCAATTGATTTTGAAGAAGAACCACCAATGTTCCAAATTTCTGAGACGCATTTTGCGAAAACGTGGTTACTTCATCCGAATGCGCCAAATATTCCACTGCCAGAAGTGGTTGCTCGCCGTATTGAATCCGCAAAAGGAGGCGAGGCATAA
- a CDS encoding DUF1540 domain-containing protein: protein MPTLEVKCTVSNCFFHAKGNVCGAEKIEINMNDQTNKNDLTEFASDFFHEVKGKAAHSTDTCCKTFISKKDKAHRP from the coding sequence ATGCCCACTTTAGAGGTAAAATGTACTGTGTCCAACTGTTTTTTTCATGCAAAGGGGAATGTTTGTGGCGCCGAAAAGATTGAAATCAATATGAATGATCAAACCAACAAAAATGATCTGACAGAGTTTGCTTCTGATTTTTTTCATGAGGTAAAAGGGAAAGCCGCACACTCAACAGATACGTGCTGTAAGACGTTCATATCCAAAAAAGATAAGGCTCATCGTCCTTAA
- a CDS encoding YpzG family protein produces MGKDPKSIQKSEKIHQNWTSEKHQKAQQNGETEITLHNRILRTEAKARQF; encoded by the coding sequence ATGGGTAAAGATCCAAAGTCAATTCAAAAGTCTGAAAAAATCCACCAAAACTGGACAAGTGAAAAGCATCAAAAAGCTCAACAAAACGGCGAAACAGAAATTACGCTTCATAACCGTATTTTGAGAACTGAAGCAAAAGCGAGACAGTTTTAA
- a CDS encoding ABC transporter permease: protein MLNYILKRVLYIIVALFIIVTATFFLMKLAPGSPFASERQLPVAIEQQLNAKYGLDNPWYIQYKDYLVSTLTFDFGESMKYKGRTVNAMISEGFPVSLVLGLEAMVLAIGLGVLLGVISALYHNKVPDYVSTVIAILGISVPSFILAGLLQLFFSLKLGWFPVTGWKGFIYTVLPATAIALTHVGFIAKLTRSSMLEQNNSEYVKLARAKGIGKWTVVFKHSLRNALLPVITYLGPLTAGVLTGSFIIEQIFAIPGIGRHFVQSITNRDYTTIMGVTVFYSIILLLAVLIVDILYSFIDPRIKLKGAKK, encoded by the coding sequence ATGCTAAACTACATATTAAAGCGAGTACTTTACATTATTGTGGCTCTATTCATCATCGTTACAGCCACATTCTTCTTAATGAAGTTAGCACCAGGTAGCCCATTCGCTAGTGAACGTCAACTTCCAGTAGCAATTGAACAGCAACTGAATGCGAAATACGGCCTCGATAATCCTTGGTATATTCAATACAAAGATTATTTAGTATCTACACTTACATTTGATTTTGGTGAATCAATGAAATATAAAGGTCGTACAGTAAATGCCATGATTTCAGAAGGGTTCCCTGTGTCATTAGTATTAGGATTAGAAGCTATGGTTTTAGCAATAGGATTAGGTGTTCTGTTAGGTGTTATTTCTGCACTTTATCACAACAAAGTTCCTGACTATGTGTCGACTGTAATTGCCATTTTAGGTATTTCTGTACCTTCATTCATCCTTGCCGGGCTCTTACAATTATTCTTTTCACTTAAACTCGGATGGTTCCCTGTAACAGGTTGGAAAGGCTTTATTTACACAGTTTTACCTGCAACTGCTATTGCCCTAACACATGTTGGGTTCATTGCAAAACTTACTCGTTCTAGTATGTTAGAACAAAATAATAGTGAGTATGTAAAACTTGCACGAGCAAAAGGTATTGGTAAGTGGACAGTCGTATTCAAACACTCCCTTCGCAATGCTTTGTTGCCAGTTATCACATATTTAGGACCTTTAACAGCCGGCGTATTAACAGGTAGTTTCATTATTGAACAGATTTTCGCTATCCCTGGTATCGGACGTCACTTCGTACAGTCAATTACGAACCGTGACTATACGACCATTATGGGTGTAACCGTTTTCTATTCAATTATTTTATTGCTTGCTGTATTAATCGTAGATATTTTATACAGCTTTATTGACCCTCGTATCAAACTGAAAGGAGCAAAAAAATAA
- a CDS encoding peptide ABC transporter substrate-binding protein gives MKFNKFLTLMMVLVLSVVLAACGEDDSKKDDTSEGTTETGTEGTTESTDTTSEPKELNLLFGSEPPSLHPGLATDTTSATVIQNIFEGLMTMENGVATEAAAESYDVSDDLLTYTFKLRDAKWTNGDPVTAEDFAYSWKWALDPVNASEYASILYAIKGAEAYNLGSGSVDDLGIKVIDEKTIEVTLEVPTPYFLELTAFKTMYPVHRATQEANANWFAEADSIVSNGAYTLSEWVHSGNLVLTKSDSYWDAENVKIDTVNIAIVEAESSQMNMFDNDEIDFLGTNFGSIALDAIDRLKSEGSLNVEPYSGIYWYKFNTTDKVISNVNIRKALALSIDRAGLIKNITKGEQEPALGIVPNAVEGFGNDEGYFKDADYATAKEYLTKGLKELGLSDPSELEITVSHNTSEAHAAIAQFIQQGWTKELGIKVKLDNAEWQVYLDKLSNLDYQVGRMGWIADYNDSYTFLEMYNTAANGNNDTGWENKDYTALLKQSVIETDPAKRIATLLEAEAIMMDEMPVAPIYFYTNLYISKDYVSGMVPDGLGNISLKNVDINK, from the coding sequence ATGAAATTTAACAAGTTTCTTACACTTATGATGGTGCTTGTACTTTCTGTGGTACTAGCAGCATGTGGTGAAGATGACAGCAAGAAAGACGATACTTCTGAAGGTACTACAGAAACAGGCACTGAAGGTACTACAGAGAGTACAGATACAACTTCAGAACCTAAAGAGCTTAATTTATTATTTGGGTCTGAGCCACCGTCATTACACCCTGGTTTAGCTACAGACACTACTTCAGCTACTGTTATTCAAAACATTTTTGAAGGTTTAATGACAATGGAAAACGGAGTAGCTACAGAAGCTGCAGCTGAAAGCTATGATGTTTCTGACGATCTATTAACGTATACATTCAAATTACGTGATGCGAAATGGACGAACGGAGACCCAGTAACTGCTGAAGACTTCGCTTATTCTTGGAAATGGGCATTAGATCCAGTTAATGCTTCTGAATATGCATCGATTTTATACGCAATCAAAGGCGCTGAAGCTTATAACTTAGGCTCAGGATCAGTTGATGATTTAGGTATTAAAGTAATTGATGAAAAAACAATCGAAGTTACATTAGAAGTTCCAACACCATACTTCTTAGAATTAACAGCTTTCAAAACAATGTACCCAGTTCACCGTGCTACACAAGAAGCAAATGCTAACTGGTTTGCAGAAGCAGATTCAATCGTTTCTAACGGTGCGTACACATTATCTGAGTGGGTTCACAGTGGTAACTTAGTATTAACAAAATCTGATTCTTATTGGGATGCAGAAAATGTTAAAATCGACACTGTTAACATCGCTATCGTAGAAGCAGAATCTTCTCAAATGAACATGTTTGATAATGATGAAATTGACTTCTTAGGCACAAACTTCGGTTCAATCGCTTTAGATGCTATTGACCGCTTAAAGTCTGAAGGTTCATTAAATGTAGAACCGTACTCAGGTATCTATTGGTACAAATTCAATACTACGGACAAAGTTATCAGTAACGTAAACATCCGTAAAGCATTAGCATTATCTATCGACCGTGCAGGTTTAATCAAAAACATCACTAAAGGTGAGCAAGAGCCGGCTTTAGGTATCGTTCCTAACGCAGTAGAAGGTTTCGGCAATGATGAAGGTTACTTCAAAGATGCTGATTACGCAACTGCAAAAGAATATTTAACTAAAGGTTTAAAAGAATTAGGTTTATCAGATCCATCTGAATTAGAAATTACGGTTTCGCACAATACTTCAGAAGCTCACGCTGCGATTGCACAATTCATTCAACAAGGTTGGACAAAAGAATTAGGTATCAAAGTTAAGCTTGATAACGCTGAATGGCAAGTGTATTTAGACAAACTTTCTAACTTAGATTACCAAGTAGGTCGTATGGGTTGGATCGCTGACTATAACGATTCTTACACATTCTTAGAAATGTACAACACTGCTGCAAATGGTAACAATGATACTGGTTGGGAAAATAAGGATTATACTGCATTATTAAAACAATCAGTTATTGAAACAGATCCAGCTAAACGTATTGCAACATTATTAGAAGCTGAAGCAATTATGATGGATGAAATGCCTGTTGCTCCAATTTACTTCTATACGAATCTTTATATCTCTAAAGATTATGTATCAGGTATGGTTCCTGATGGCTTAGGTAACATTTCACTTAAAAACGTTGATATCAACAAATAA
- a CDS encoding catalase: protein MEDKTLTNRQGHPITNNQQLRSVGNRGPATLENYDFIEKISHFDRERIPERVVHARGAGAHGFFEAYGMVGDEPISKYTRAKLFQQKGKQTPVFVRLSSVIHGGHSPETLRDPRGFAVKFYTEDGNWDLVGNNLKIFFIRDAMKFPDMIHAFKPDPLTNRQDAERFFDFCAASPESFHMVTLIYSPWGIPANYRMMQGSGVNTYRWVNAEGKGVLIKYHWEPKQGIRNLTQQQAEEIQGKNFNHATQDLHDAIEQGEYPEWELFVQIMEDGPHPELDFDPLDDTKLWPEELFPWKAVGKMTLNKNPEDYFTEVEQVAFGTGVLVDGLDFSDDKMLQGRTFSYSDTQRYRVGPNYLQLPINAPKKYVATNQRGGQMQYKVDTHENPHINYEPSLLGGLKEAKQVGKEHTPFVEGHLVRAPLDRTNDTKQAGETYRNFEKWEQDDLILNLTTDLAKCAPVIQETIIRYAEQADAEYGRRLRDNLHATNNPDSGPLGNAKNDEAVQQAIENSKETGPL, encoded by the coding sequence ATGGAAGATAAAACATTAACGAATCGACAAGGACATCCAATTACAAATAACCAACAGCTAAGATCAGTTGGAAATCGTGGTCCTGCGACACTAGAAAATTACGATTTTATTGAGAAGATTAGTCATTTTGACCGAGAACGAATTCCAGAACGTGTTGTACATGCGAGAGGCGCAGGGGCACACGGTTTTTTTGAAGCTTATGGAATGGTAGGGGATGAACCAATTTCAAAGTATACAAGGGCGAAGTTGTTTCAACAAAAAGGAAAACAGACACCTGTTTTTGTTCGCCTTTCGAGCGTCATTCACGGTGGACATTCTCCTGAAACATTACGCGATCCACGTGGCTTTGCGGTGAAGTTTTATACTGAGGATGGGAACTGGGATTTAGTCGGCAATAATTTAAAAATCTTTTTTATCCGGGATGCGATGAAGTTTCCTGATATGATTCATGCATTTAAGCCTGATCCACTTACGAATCGGCAAGATGCAGAACGCTTTTTTGATTTTTGCGCGGCGTCTCCTGAAAGCTTTCATATGGTAACCCTTATTTATTCGCCATGGGGGATTCCCGCGAATTATCGCATGATGCAAGGCTCAGGGGTTAATACGTATAGATGGGTGAATGCAGAAGGAAAAGGTGTGCTCATAAAATACCATTGGGAGCCGAAGCAAGGCATTCGCAATTTAACACAACAGCAAGCAGAAGAAATTCAAGGAAAAAATTTCAACCATGCGACACAGGATTTACATGATGCAATTGAACAAGGGGAATATCCAGAGTGGGAGTTATTTGTGCAAATCATGGAAGACGGACCACATCCAGAGCTTGATTTTGACCCGTTAGATGACACAAAGCTTTGGCCAGAGGAATTATTCCCATGGAAGGCAGTCGGTAAAATGACGCTTAATAAAAATCCTGAAGATTATTTTACAGAGGTAGAGCAGGTTGCATTTGGGACAGGGGTTCTCGTGGATGGACTTGATTTTTCAGATGATAAAATGCTACAAGGACGAACTTTCAGCTATTCGGATACCCAGCGTTATCGTGTTGGACCAAACTATTTACAGTTGCCAATCAATGCGCCGAAAAAGTATGTGGCAACGAATCAACGTGGTGGACAAATGCAATACAAAGTCGATACGCATGAAAATCCACATATTAATTATGAACCTTCCTTATTAGGTGGTTTGAAAGAAGCAAAGCAAGTTGGAAAAGAACATACCCCCTTTGTCGAAGGGCATCTCGTTCGTGCACCACTTGATCGAACGAATGATACGAAGCAAGCTGGAGAGACCTATCGTAATTTTGAAAAATGGGAGCAGGATGATTTAATCCTGAATTTAACAACCGATTTAGCAAAGTGTGCTCCAGTTATCCAAGAAACGATTATTCGCTATGCCGAACAAGCAGATGCAGAATACGGACGCCGCTTACGTGATAATTTACACGCAACGAATAATCCAGATTCGGGCCCACTCGGCAATGCAAAAAACGATGAAGCTGTGCAGCAAGCAATTGAAAATAGTAAGGAAACAGGTCCGTTATAA
- a CDS encoding cupin domain-containing protein — protein MSSLDYTSPSAQFTFDVNKSPLFQKDSNNFINVLGVQQLNTLDQVSLLDISLSANNVIEPHYHQNAAELIYCIAGAVVVSILNPFTKQLLDFPITPGQVANIPQGWWHYIVATADNTHLLAIFNAPTPEVISGSDILKFTPASIMAHTYCMDENLWKQAIAPVKPSTFIGPPVDCNKVVECAPHPYINQNYQWPHYQQFNYVPQYLHY, from the coding sequence ATGTCCTCTTTGGATTACACATCTCCATCTGCTCAATTCACATTTGATGTAAATAAGAGTCCGCTATTCCAAAAAGATAGCAACAACTTTATTAACGTATTAGGTGTACAACAATTAAATACACTGGATCAGGTATCACTCTTAGATATTTCCCTAAGTGCTAATAATGTCATAGAACCGCACTATCACCAAAATGCGGCCGAGTTAATCTATTGTATCGCGGGCGCTGTTGTTGTCTCAATCCTAAATCCATTCACAAAACAACTTCTCGATTTTCCGATTACCCCTGGGCAAGTGGCAAATATTCCACAAGGCTGGTGGCATTATATCGTAGCAACTGCTGATAACACGCACCTATTAGCCATTTTTAATGCGCCAACGCCAGAAGTAATTTCAGGCTCTGATATTTTAAAATTTACACCTGCATCAATCATGGCTCATACGTATTGCATGGATGAAAATCTATGGAAGCAAGCCATTGCACCAGTTAAGCCTTCCACATTTATTGGTCCCCCTGTGGATTGCAACAAAGTAGTAGAATGTGCGCCTCATCCATATATAAATCAAAATTATCAATGGCCACATTATCAGCAATTTAATTATGTTCCTCAGTACCTGCACTATTGA